Proteins encoded in a region of the Marinococcus sp. PL1-022 genome:
- a CDS encoding CidA/LrgA family protein: MRLIRIVIHIAVLYVFYWVGTWIQDVLQLPVPGSIIGMLLLLAVFVFTAATPKWLQDGSGLLLGNMPLLFLPVTAGLIVHGELFSLLGAGLITAVFISTLLVMGTGSWVTQHLLKRGERYRE, translated from the coding sequence ATGCGTTTAATTAGAATTGTGATCCACATAGCAGTTTTGTATGTATTTTACTGGGTGGGCACCTGGATCCAGGATGTGCTGCAGCTTCCGGTCCCGGGAAGTATTATCGGCATGCTGCTTTTGCTTGCAGTTTTTGTTTTTACAGCGGCAACACCAAAATGGCTTCAGGATGGATCCGGGCTGCTTCTTGGAAATATGCCGCTGCTGTTTTTGCCGGTTACTGCCGGGCTGATAGTACACGGAGAACTATTTTCACTGCTTGGAGCCGGGCTGATAACCGCTGTGTTTATCAGTACGCTGCTTGTGATGGGAACGGGCTCATGGGTAACTCAGCATTTATTGAAAAGAGGAGAGAGGTATCGTGAGTGA
- a CDS encoding LrgB family protein, producing MSEWAIAAAAIAGTIAVYAASKRAYRRLPVPLMLPIVTGTIVIILFLLVSGIPYSVYMNGGQWIESLLGPAVVALACPLYEQRHLLKRYLLPILSGIGTGAVIGVVSGLVFTAAAGASKEWTAAVLPKSVTTPVAMDITTTLGGDAPLAAMFVMVAGIGGVVVHARVMNVAGVTDPVAKGIGMGSAAHAIGTAKSLENSETEGAVSSVAMTVSAVIVAFLAPLAGNLFL from the coding sequence GTGAGTGAATGGGCAATAGCAGCAGCGGCCATTGCTGGGACGATAGCAGTATACGCTGCTTCTAAAAGGGCGTACCGGCGGCTTCCCGTTCCGCTGATGCTTCCAATCGTTACCGGCACCATTGTTATCATATTATTTTTATTGGTTTCCGGCATTCCATACAGTGTCTACATGAACGGCGGCCAGTGGATAGAATCGCTGCTCGGACCGGCAGTGGTGGCACTGGCCTGTCCGCTTTATGAACAAAGACACCTGTTAAAACGGTATCTGCTTCCAATCCTCAGTGGAATTGGGACAGGGGCAGTTATAGGTGTTGTTTCCGGGCTGGTGTTTACAGCAGCTGCTGGTGCGTCTAAAGAATGGACAGCAGCGGTGCTGCCTAAATCGGTAACGACCCCGGTAGCAATGGACATCACAACGACGCTCGGTGGCGATGCACCTTTAGCGGCAATGTTTGTTATGGTAGCGGGTATTGGCGGGGTAGTTGTTCATGCCAGGGTGATGAATGTGGCTGGCGTGACTGATCCGGTCGCAAAGGGAATAGGTATGGGCAGTGCAGCTCATGCAATAGGAACGGCCAAGTCGCTTGAAAACAGTGAAACGGAAGGGGCTGTCAGCTCGGTAGCTATGACAGTCAGTGCTGTCATTGTTGCCTTTTTGGCTCCATTGGCAGGGAATTTATTCCTTTAA
- the purU gene encoding formyltetrahydrofolate deformylase, with protein sequence MPDRSSGNGRLLITCPDQPGIVAAISDFLHQHGANIIHSAQHTNDPEGGRFFMRIVFSISSFPDKFYQVKEEFLPIAEHFGMEWSLEREDRKKSVAIFISKEDHCLTELLWRWRSGELPIHISCVISNHTTLKNVVESYEIPFYHIPIEKNAKPEAENKILRTLEQYPIDFLVLARYMQILSPDFVAHYPAKIINIHHSFLPAFIGANPYRQAFERGVKLIGATAHYVTNDLDEGPIIEQDVLRVNHQYNANDLKVTGRNAEKIALARAVTWHAEDRVIVDDNKTIVFL encoded by the coding sequence ATGCCAGACCGCTCGTCCGGTAATGGCCGGCTGCTGATTACATGCCCGGACCAGCCGGGAATCGTAGCCGCTATATCTGATTTTCTGCACCAGCATGGTGCCAATATTATTCATTCTGCACAGCATACAAACGATCCGGAAGGCGGACGTTTTTTTATGAGAATTGTCTTTTCCATCTCTTCGTTCCCGGACAAATTTTATCAGGTAAAGGAAGAGTTTCTTCCTATTGCTGAGCATTTCGGCATGGAATGGTCGTTAGAGCGCGAAGACCGCAAAAAAAGTGTTGCGATTTTCATCTCAAAGGAAGATCATTGTTTAACAGAATTATTATGGAGATGGCGTTCGGGGGAACTGCCTATTCATATCAGCTGCGTTATCAGTAACCATACGACGCTGAAAAATGTAGTGGAAAGCTATGAAATTCCTTTTTATCATATACCGATAGAAAAAAACGCCAAGCCGGAAGCAGAAAATAAAATACTGCGTACACTGGAGCAGTACCCGATTGACTTTCTTGTCCTGGCCCGGTATATGCAAATATTGTCGCCGGATTTTGTTGCTCACTACCCCGCAAAAATCATTAATATTCACCACTCATTTCTCCCGGCCTTTATCGGAGCTAATCCTTACAGGCAGGCTTTCGAGCGCGGGGTGAAGCTAATCGGTGCTACAGCCCATTACGTGACCAATGACCTGGATGAAGGACCGATTATTGAGCAGGACGTGCTTCGGGTTAATCACCAGTACAATGCCAATGATTTAAAAGTTACCGGGCGTAACGCTGAAAAAATTGCGCTGGCAAGGGCCGTTACCTGGCATGCAGAAGACCGTGTTATTGTCGATGACAATAAAACGATTGTTTTTCTATAG